A single window of Eleginops maclovinus isolate JMC-PN-2008 ecotype Puerto Natales chromosome 19, JC_Emac_rtc_rv5, whole genome shotgun sequence DNA harbors:
- the siva1 gene encoding apoptosis regulatory protein Siva: protein MTKRSCPFPETFSSQYKIHVGQQELNNYSVFGNKYRQEIYSKTKNLLFNGAKAVMGQLWTGEDSSTKPQPNGHAETPACSQTLLRGQTLIGQDGRLTRVNSAQDGPVTPTGCWVCKKSQGSRTPCSQCDRLACSSCTRQCASCSSLCCSVCTIIDYSGQYDELLCCSCST from the exons ATGACAAAACGATCTTGTCCTTTTCCGGAAACCTTCTCCTCTCAATACAAAATTCATGTCGGACAACAGGAGCTGAATAATTACAGCGTGTTTGGGAACAAATACAGACAGGAAATCTACT CAAAGACAAAGAACTTGCTCTTCAACGGTGCCAAGGCTGTGATGGGCCAACTCTGGACTGGAGAGGATAGCAGCACCAAACCACAGCCTAATGGACATGCTGAGACACCTGCATGCAGCCAGACACTGCTGAGAGGACAGACACTGATTGGACAAGATGGAAGACTCACCAGAGTAAACTCTGCACAAG ATGGACCAGTGACTCCTACCGGCTGCTGGGTTTGCAAGAAGAGCCAGGGGTCCCGTACACCCTGCTCCCAGTGTGACCGTCTAGCCTGTTCCTCCTGCACCAGACAATGCGCCAGCTGCTCCAGCCTCTGCTGCTCCGTCTGCACCATCATAGA TTACAGCGGGCAATACGATGAACTCCTTTGCTGCAGTTGTTCGACGTAA
- the adss1 gene encoding adenylosuccinate synthetase isozyme 1, translated as MSLTWSAKDHKNMSQAAATGHKRSRNDTGNKATVVLGAQWGDEGKGKVVDLLATEADLVCRCQGGNNAGHTVVVDGKEYDFHLLPSGIINTKSISLIGNGVVIHLPGLFEEGDKNDKKGLKGWEKRLIVSDRAHIVFDFHQVVDGLQETERQAQEGKNIGTTKKGIGPAYSSKASRTGLRVCDLLGDFKDFSMRFKNLVHQYQSMYPSLKVDVEDQLKKLKEYGERLRPMVRDGVYYMYEALHGSPKKILVEGANAALLDIDFGTYPFVTSSNCTVGGACTGLGIPPLNIGDVFGVSKAYTTRVGIGAFPTEQLNAVGELLQTRGHEVGVTTGRKRRCGWLDLVIVRYAHMINGFSAIALTKLDILDVLDEIKVGVAYKLNGKRIPHFPANMDVLHKVEVEYETFPGWKTDTSAARKWNDLPAKAQNYIRFIENHIGVPIKWVGVGKSRECMIQMF; from the exons ATGTCGCTCACCTGGTCGGCCAAAGACCACAAAAACATGAGTCAAGCTGCCGCAACCGGACACAAGCGTTCGCGCAACGACACGGGGAACAAAGCAACGGTGGTGCTCGGTGCGCAGTGGGGAGACGAGGGCAAAGGAAAAGTCGTCGATTTGCTGGCGACTGAAGCTGACCTCGTCTGCAGATGTCAG gGTGGCAACAATGCAGGACACACGGTGGTGGTGGACGGCAAGGAGTACGACTTCCACCTTCTCCCCAGTGGAATTATCAACACCAAAAGCATATCACTCATTG gCAATGGAGTGGTCATTCATCTACCCGGCTTGTTTGAGGAAGGCGATAAAAATGACAAGAAAg GTCTGAAAGGCTGGGAGAAGAGACTTATTGTCTCAGACAGAGCTCACATTG TGTTTGATTTCCACCAGGTTGTTGATGGCCTACAGGAAACTGAAAGACAAGCACAAGAAGGAAAGAA CATTGGAACAACCAAGAAGGGCATTGGACCTGCATACTCCAGCAAAGCGTCTCGCACCGGGCTACGTGTATGTGACCTCCTGGGAGACTTTAAGGACTTCTCCATGAG ATTCAAGAACCTCGTCCACCAGTATCAATCCATGTATCCATCCTTGAAAGTTGACGTTGAGGACCAACTTAAAAAACTCAAG GAATACGGTGAGAGATTGCGGCCGATGGTGAGAGACGGGGTCTATTACATGTATGAAGCTCTTCATGGATCTCCAAAGAAGATCTTGGTTGAAGGGGCCAATGCTGCGCTCCTCGACATTGACTTTG GCACATACCCTTTTGTGACATCATCAAACTGCACTGTGGGTGGAGCGTGCACTGGTCTCGGCATCCCTCCCCTGAATATTGGTGATGTGTTCGGTGTATCAAAGGCCTACACCACTAGAGTGGGAATCGGAGCATTCCCCACCGAACAACTCAAC GCAGTAGGAGAACTCCTGCAGACAAGGGGGCACGAGGTGGGTGTAACCACAGGAAGGAAGCGGCGTTGCGGCTGGTTGGATCTTGTGATCGTCAGATACGCTCACATGATCAATGGCTTCAGCGC CATTGCTTTGACAAAACTTGACATTCTGGATGTGCTGGATGAAATTAAAGTGGGAGTCGCCTACAAACTCAATGGAAAAAGAATTCCCCATTTCCCAG CGAACATGGACGTTTTGCACAAAGTGGAGGTTGAGTATGAGACTTTCCCTGGGTGGAAGACGGACACGTCTGCAGCCAGGAAGTGGAACGACCTCCCGGCCAAGGCACAAAACTACATCCGCTTCATTGAAAACCACATTGGAGTTCCCA tcAAGTGGGTTGGTGTTGGAAAGTCCAGGGAGTGCATGATCCAGATGTTCTAA